From a single Leptidea sinapis chromosome 1, ilLepSina1.1, whole genome shotgun sequence genomic region:
- the LOC126977689 gene encoding elongation of very long chain fatty acids protein 7-like codes for MSYLAKIDKYLDSLKIGKSAIVDSWFMMSSPLPILGVVISYLLFLKIGPRLMKNRRPFEITKLISYYNAAQVVLAVTICLKVFKLNLFKDGIIYAGCRYPSNTQNPLLLDLGWWYFFAKFTELLDSVFFVLKKKNSQLTFLHVYHHVVMALYSWSYLKFAAGGEGAVLALLNSAVHVVMYSYYLLSGLGPKYQKYLWWKKYVTKMQLGQFILMLLYCACTHYSPRCQYAPGFTYFISANVVIFLFLFLNFYSKSYRRKNGTKCQEYETTCTNSTNNNHTNKLNGTKQKCEKFENGFCTPNCLVDNDFDNVAHEVTKACGDYVKNGKVYLTRRSAKAAYGPDFNYESIIAK; via the exons ATGAGCTACTTGGCGAAAATTGACAAATACCTGGATTCCTTGAAAATCGGTaaaa GTGCAATAGTGGATTCCTGGTTCATGATGTCTAGTCCGTTACCGATTTTGGGCGTAGTCATTTCTTATCTTCTTTTCTTGAAGATTGGACCTCGACTAATGAAGAACCGAAGACCGTTTGAGATTACGAAGCTAATAAGCTACTATAACGCAGCTCAAGTGGTGCTAGCTGTCACAATATGTTTGAAg GTGTTTAAACTGAATCTTTTCAAGGATGGGATCATTTATGCAGGTTGCCGCTATCCCTCGAACACCCAGAATCCTTTG TTGCTGGATTTGGGTTGGTGGTATTTCTTCGCAAAATTTACTGAGCTGCTTGATTCTGTTTTTTTCGTATTGAAAAAGAAGAATAGCCAG CTAACGTTCCTCCATGTATACCATCACGTTGTCATGGCTCTCTACTCTTGGAGCTACTTAAAGTTTGCGGCGGGAGGTGAGGGAGCAGTTTTAGCACTGCTGAATTCAGCAGTGCACGTTGTCATGTACTCTTACTATCTACTTTCGGGTCTGGGACCAAAGTATCAGAAGTATTTGTGGTGGAAGAAATATGTCACAAAGATGCAACTG GGCCAGTTCATTTTGATGCTGTTGTATTGCGCCTGTACTCACTATTCTCCAAGATGCCAATATGCACCTGGattcacatattttatatcGGCAAATGTAGTCATCTTTCTCTTTCTCTTCCTTAACTTCTATTCTAAGAGTTACAGGAGAAAGAATGGAACTAAATGCCAGGAATATGAAACCACATGTACAAATAGCACCAACAATAATCATACCAATAAACTCAATGGTACCAAGCAGAAATGTGAGAAATTTGAAAATGGCTTCTGTACACCAAATTGTTTGGTTGATAATGATTTTGATAACGTTGCTCATGAAGTGACTAAAGCTTGTGGGGATTACGTAAAAAATGGAAAAGTTTATCTAACAAGAAGATCGGCAAAAGCAGCGTATGGACCGGATTTTAACTATGAGAGTATTATTGCAAAGTAA